The Streptomyces lienomycini sequence CCTCGGCGGTGGTCTGGTAGCCCATGTACTCGGCGAAGGACTCGTTCAGCCAGATGTCGTCCCACCAGCGCAGGGTGACGAGGTCGCCGAACCACATGTGGGCCATCTCGTGGGCGATGACCATGGCGCGGGTCTGGCGCTGGGTGTCGGTGACGGCGGAGCGGAAGACGAACTCGTCGCGGAAGGTGACCAGGCCGGGGTTCTCCATGGCGCCGGCGTTGAACTCGGGGACGAAGGCCTGGTCGTAGGAGTCGAAGGGGTAGGGCTCGTCGAACTTCTCGTGGTACCGGTCGAAGCAGGCGCGGGTGACGTCGAGGAGTTCGTCGGCGTCGGCGTCCAGGTGGGGGGCGAGCGAGCGGCGGCAGTGGATGCCGAAGGGCAGGCCGCGGTGCTCGGTGCGTACGGAGTGCCAGGGGCCGGCGGCGACGGCGACGAGGTAGGTGGAGATCGGCGGGGTGGTGGCGGCCTTCCAGTGGCCGTCGCCGGTGTGTTCGGTGATGCCGTTGGCGAGGACGGTCCAGCCCTCGGGGGCGGTGACGGTGAGGTCGAAGACGGCCTTGAGGTCGGGCTGGTCGAAGGCGGCGTAGACGCGCTGGACGTCGTCGAGGAAGAGCTGGGTGTAGACGTAGGTCCCGCCGTCGCTGGGGTCGGTGAAGCGGTGCATGCCCTCGCCGGTGCGGGAGTAGCGCATGGCCGCGTCGACGCGCAGTTCGTGCTCGCCGGGGGCGAGTCCCTTCAGCGCCAGCCGGTTCTCGTCCAGGGCGGCCGGGTCGAGGGGGTGTCCGTCCAGGGTGGCGGAGCGCAGTTCGGCGGGCTTGACCTCGACGAAGGTGTCCGTGGTGTCCGTGTCGCCGCGGACGGTGAACCGGATGGCGGTCCGGGAGTCGAAGGTGTCGTCCCCACGGGTCAGATCGAGGTCGATCGTGTAGTGGTGGACGTCGAGGAGCCGGGAACGGGTCTGCGCTTCGTCGCGCGTCAGTACGGACATGCACGACATGCTGCCTGATGCCGTCGGCAGCGCACAGAGGCGGTTCGGTACGCGGAGTATGTCCGGTCCGTCGCGCAGAGCGTGCCGCTCTCCCGGCGTGCGCCCCCGTGGGCGGGGGCGCACGGTCTCAGTCGGAGGCTCGCACCGCGCCGCCGCCGTCGCCGCCGCCGTTGCTCTCGGCGATGCGCTCGTGGTGGTGGATCACCTCGGCGACGATGAAGTTCAGGAACTTCTCGGCGAAGGCCGGGTCCAGTTTGGCGCTCTCGGCGAGGGCGCGCAGCCGGGCGATCTGCCGGGCCTCCCGGGCCGGGTCGGCGGGCGGCAGCCGGTGGCGGGCCTTGAGGTGGCCGACCTGCTGGGTGCACTTGAAGCGCTCGGCGAGCATGTGGACGACGGCCGCGTCGATGTTGTCGATGCTGTCCCTCAGCCGGGCCAGCTCCTCGCGGACGGCGGGTTCGTCGGCACCGGTACCGGTGTTGCTGGTGGTCATGGGCGCACACCCTACGGGCGGCGGCCCGGCCGTCGCAGACCGTCTCAGGCGCTGAACGCCGTCCGGTCGGGTGCCGCTGCGTAGTCGCTCGTACCGCGTGTGCTTGCTCGTACAGTGGGGGCAGGGTCGAGGCGTCTTGGGGGTCGGGCGTGGCGAACGGCGGACCGGTCGAGCACGGGTTCCCGCATCTGGAGACGGTGCGGGAGGCCGTCACGGCGCTGTACCGGCGGCTGTCGCATGACACCGTGCAGTCGTTCTCGGCCAGTGTGGCGCCGGTCGACGTGGCGTTCTGCGACACCGACGACCTGTATCTGGGCGCGCAGCGGGTGGCCCGCGAGCTGGTGCGGCACTACCGGCTGCCGGACGCCCGCATGATCGTCTCCTTTCGCGAGATGACGCACGCGGCGAGCGTGGAGTTGACGGCGGGGCCGGAGTACTTCATCGAGCTGAACGATCGCTTCCGCACGCATCGCCGGGACATCGGCGCGGCCCTCGCGCACGAGGTGATGCACGTCTACCTGCACCGTCTCGACCTGGCCTTCGACGGCACGCGCGCCAACGAGATCCTCACCGACACGGCGACGACGTACCTGGGCGCGGGCTGGCTGCTGCTGGACGCCTACCGGGAGGACTCGGCGTCCTCGCAGAAGCTGGGGTATCTGACGCCGGAGGAGTTCGGTTACGTGCTGGCCAAGCGCGCGCTGCTGTTCGGGGAGGACCCGTCGGTGTGGTTCACCAGTCCGCAGGCCTACACGGCGTACGGCAGGGGGCTGGCCAGGGCCCGCCGGGACGAGCGGCAGCCGCCGCTGACCGCGGCCGGCTGGGCGGGCCGCCGCCGCTACGCCCGGGACCGCCGCCACGCGCAGGACGCGCGGGCCGCCGGGCCGGTCGCGGACGGCGGGCCGTATGCCTTCACCGCCGAGGCGCCGGGGCGACTGCGGGTGTCGTTCCCGTGCCCGACCTGCCACCAGCGGATCAGGGTGCCGGTGCGGGGGCGGGTGCGGGCGCGGTGCGGGCTGTGCCGGACGGTGCTGGAGTGCGACACGTGATCGGGGGCGCGGGGCGCGGGCGCGCTGCTTGAATGCCCGTATGACACAGGCCATCGAAGAACCGTGGGGCATCAGCGTGTTCGGCTCGGGCACGGTGCGGGACGAGCCGTCGTTCGCGCGGGTGCGGCCCGCGGTGGACGTGCTGGAACCGTCGCCGGAGCAGGCCTTCCAGCGGGCCGGGGAGGCCGTGGCCCGGCTGCGGGAGGTGCTGCGGCGGCACGGGGTGCCGGACGCCTCGGTCTCGGGCTCCCGACTGGGCCTCAGCTCGGAGTACGACGGCCACGGCGGTCGCCGGAGGACGCTCGGGTACCGGTGCCAGGCCTCGTACTCGGTGGAGACCGAGGCGCTGGACGACCTGGAGCGGCTGATCGCGGACGTGGTCGAGGCGGGCGCGCATCGGATCGACGGCGTCGAGTTCGACGTGCGCGACCGGCTCTCGCTGCTCGACGAGGCGCGGCGCAGGGCCGTGGCCGCGGCCCGCCGCAAGGCCGAGGTGTACGCGGAGGCGGCGGACGCGCGGCTGGGGCCGGTACTGCACATCCAGGACGTGGAGTCGGAGCCCGTCGCCGCGTTCCGTGCCTCCGCGGGCGGCGGTCCGCCCGGCGCGCTGGCCCCGGGAGTGGTGGAGGTGTCCGCCCGGGTCGCGCTGGGCTTCTCCCTCAGGCACTGAGCCGCCGTGCTCAGGCGGGCCGCACGATCCCCTGGGCGCGTGCGGCCGCCAGCCACTGGGGGAACTCGCCCACCAGCCGGTCGTACAGCTCGGCGTCGGTGACCTTGCGCGGGTCGCGGCCGGCGTGGAAGAACCCGGCGTTGTCGACGACCCGCTTGCCGGGCACCGCCAGTTCGTCGAGCCGCCGCAGATACTCGAACTGGCGGCTGTCCGGGTCGCCGAAGCCGACGAACTGCCAGAACAGCGGCAGCGGCGCCGCCTTGCACAGGTAGCGCTCGGCGGCGAGCCGGTTGATGGGGCCGCCGTCGGTCTGGAAGACGACCAGGGCGGGGTGGCGGGAGCCGCTGTCCAGGTAGTGGTCGATGACGGCGTCCATGGCGAGGTGGTAGCTGGTCTTGCCCATGTGGCCGAGGCCGGACACGATCCGCTCGATCCGCCCCTGGTGGTCGGCGAGGGCGATCTCGGTGACGGCGTCGACGTCGGTGGAGAAGAACACGACCGGGACGGTGCCGTCGTCGTCGAGGTGGGCGGAGAGGCTCAGCACGCGGTCGGCGAGCGCCTGGACGCTGCCGTCCTTGTAGTACGGCTTCATGGAGCCGGAGTAGTCGACGACGAGGTAGACCGCGGCCCGTTCCCCGGCCATGCGGTGCTTGGTCAGCGACTCCCCGGCGGTCTTGTACAGGTCGACCAGCGCGGGCGCCGTCTCCCTGACTTTGCTGAGACTGATCGCGGCCATGCGGACTCCCCCGTCGTCCCGACATACGTCGTTCGGGTGCCGAGGGTACGGCACGGCGCACCCCCGGCTCCCGGCCGGCCCACCGGCGTTCGCTATTTTGTTCGCCGCCGACCCCACCGGCTCACATCCGTCCGTCCCGAGGAGCCGGCCCCGTGGATTCCGAGTCCACCGTCACCATGTTCTATCGCCATCCGGCGGTGGAGTGCCACGTCCGCTGCACCCGCTGCGAGCGGTACATCTGCCCGGACTGCGTGCGTCAGGCGCCGGTCGGCCACCAGTGCCCCGCCTGTGTGCGGGAGGGGGCGCGGTCGGTGCGGCAGGCCCGGACCATCGTGGGCGGCAGGATGTCGACGACGCCCGTGGTGACGTACGTGCTGTTCGCCCTGAACGTGCTCGCGTACCTGGCGGAGGTGGTGCGGCCGGAGATCGTGGACCGGTTCGCCATGGTCGGTGCGCGGCTGGTCGGTCCGGGCGGGGAGTACTACACCGGCGGGGGGCCGTACCTCACGTCGGGGCCGCTGCGGACCGAGGGCGTCGCCGGGGGTGAGTGGGAGCGCCTGCTCACCAGTGCGTTCCTTCACCAGTCGCCCTTCGAGGGCGTCTTCGGGATCCTGCACATCACGGTGAACATGGTGGTGCTGTGGCAGTTGGGGCGGGTGGTGGAGCTGATGCTCGGTCGGGTCCGTTTCGCCGCCCTGTATCTGCTGTCGGCGCTCGGCGGTTCCGTCCTGGAGCTGGTCCTCGCCGACCCGGGGCGGGCCTCGGTCGGCGCGTCGGGTGCGATCTTCGGCACGGGGGCCGCGTACTACGTGCTCCACCGTCGGCTGGGCGCCGACACGGCACGGGTCAACCGGTTCGTGGCCGTGCTGGTGCTGTGGCTGCTGATCTCCGCCGGGTTCACCTCGTGGCAGGGTCATCTCGGCGGCCTCCTGGTGGGCGGCGCGCTGGCCCTGGCCTTCGCGTACGCGCCCCGGGACGGGCGCCGGGCGGCGGTGCAGGCCGGTGCGGGGGCCGGGCTGGTGGTGTTGCTGGCGGTGACGGCGGCGATCAAGGTGTCGGAAATGACAGGCGGAGGTATCCCCCTATGAAACGTGCCGGTGTGCTGCTCCTCGCGGCCGTTCCCGTGATCGCCGCGGGCGCGTACTTCGTCGTGCCGGACGACTCGGCGGACTCGGCCGGGGCCCCGGCCGCCGCCTCCGCCGCCGGGCCGGCCCGCGGCGACGCCAAGGACCGGGCCGAGAAGGAGCGCGAGGCGGACGACGCGCTGATCGCCGACCTGCCGCCGGGGCTCGCCGCACCGGCGAAGAAGGAGCTGGCCCAGCAGCTCGTCTCCAGCGCCGAGAACTCGACCACCCAGTGGCGCACCGCCTACGGCAGCATCGAGGACGTCGGGGACGGCGACGGGTACACCGCGGGCATCATCGGCTTCTGCACCGGCACCCACGACCTGCTGGCCCTGGTCGAGCGCTACACCGAGGCCCACCCGGACAACGGCCTGGCGACGTACCTGCCCGCCCTGCGCGAGGTCGACGGCAGCGACTCCCACGAGGGCCTGGACCCGGGCTTCACGGCGGCCTGGAAGGCGGAGGCCGAGGTCCCGGCGTTCCGCGAGGCGCAGGAGGAGGAGCGCGACCGGGTCTACTTCGAACCGGCGGTCCGGCTGGCCAAGCTGGACGGCCTGGGCACGCTCGGCCAGTTCGTCTACTACGACGCGATGGTCTTCCACGGCCCCGACACGGACCCCGAGGGCTTCTACGGGCTGCGCGAGCAGGCCATGGCCCGGGCGAAGACGCCGGGGCAGGGCGGCTCGGAGAAGCAGTACCTGGACACCTTCCTGAAGCTCCGCGTGCAGGCCATGCGGGACAAGCGTCCGGGCATCGACACCTCCCGCGTCGACACGGCCCAGCGCCGGTTCCTGACGGCCGGGAACATGCGGCTGGCGACGCCGCTGGTGTGGGAGATGTACGGCGACACGTACCGGGTGCCGTAGGCGGGGCGGGCCCCGCGCATGCGACAGCGCCTGCCCCTTGGTCCGGTCGGGGACAGGGCAGGCGCCATCAGTGTTCCGCACGCCATTGTGCGTAACGTTCTTCGGTTGTTCCGTCCGTCAGACCGCGAGGGCGCGGTCGGTCGGGCGGATCGGGGCCGGCAGGTCGCTGGCTCCGGTCAGGAAGCGGTCGGCGCCTCGCGCGGCCGAGCGGCCCTCGGCGATCGCCCAGACGATGAGCGACTGGCCGCGGCCGGCGTCACCGGCGACGAACACACCCGGCACGTTGGTCTGGAAGTCGGCGTCCCGGGCGATGTTACCCCGTGCGTCGAGCTCCAGGCCGAACTGGTCGACGAGGCCGTTGTCCTTGTCGGTGCCGGTGAAGCCCATGGCGAGGGTGACCAGCTGGGCCGGGATCTTCCGCTCGGTGCCCGGCTTCGACGTGAGCTTCCCGTCGGTGAACTCGACCTCGCTCAGGTGCAGCCACTGGACGTTGCCGTCCTCGTCGCCCTCGAAGTGGGTGGTGGAGACGGCGTAGACCCGTTCGCCGCCCTCCTCGTGGGCGCTGGTGACCTTGTACAGCATCGGGAAGGTCGGCCACGGCTGCGCGACCGGGTTCCGCTCCTCGCCGGGCCTGGGCATGATCTCCAGCTGGGTGACGGAGGCGGCGCCCTGGCGGTGGGCGGTGCCCACGCAGTCGGCGCCGGTGTCGCCGCCGCCGATGACGACGACGTGCTTGCCCTCGGCCGAGATCGGGGGCGCCACGTAGTCGCCCTCCTGGACCTTGTTGGCCAGCGGCAGGTACTCCATCGCCTGGTGGATGCCGTTCAGCTCGCGGCCGGGGACCGGCAGGTCGCGGGCGGTGGTGGAGCCGGCGGCGATGACGACGGCGTCGTAGCGTTTCTTGAGGCTGGTGGCCGTCAGGTCGCGGCCGACCTCGACGCCGGTGCGGAAGCGGGTGCCCTCGGCGCGCATCTGCTCTATGCGCCGGTTGATGTGCCGCTTCTCCATCTTGAACTCGGGGATGCCGTAGCGCAGGAGGCCTCCGACGCGGTCCGCGCGCTCGTAGACGGCGACGGTGTGACCGGCCCGGGTGAGCTGCTGGGCGGCGGCGAGACCCGCCGGGCCCGAGCCGATGACGGCGACGGTCTTGCCGGACAGGCGCTCCGGGATGCGCGGGGCGACGTCCCCGGTCTCCCACGCCTTGTCGATGATGGAGACCTCGACGTTCTTGATGGTGACCGGCGGCTGGTTGATGCCGAGCACGCATGCCGACTCGCACGGGGCCGGGCACAGGCGGCCGGTGAACTCCGGGAAGTTGTTGGTGGCGTGCAGGCGCTCGGACGCCGCCGACCAGTCCTCGCGGTAGGCGTAGTCGTTCCACTCGGGGATCAGGTTCCCGAGGGGGCAGCCGTTGTGGCAGAACGGGATGCCGCAGTCCATGCAGCGGCTGGCCTGCTTGCTGATGATCGGCAGCAGGGAGCCGGGGACGTAGACCTCGCTCCAGTCCTTGACGCGCTCGTCGACGGGGCGGGTCCGGGCGACCTCGCGTCCGTGGTTCAGGAAGCCCTTGGGATCAGCCATTGGTCGCCGCCTCCATCATCTTCTCGGTGGTCTCGGTCTCGGAGAGACCGGCTCGCTCGGCGGCGTCCTTGGCGGCGAGCACTGCCTTGTACGTACGGGGGATGAGCTTGCTGAAGCGCTCCACGGCGACGGGCCAGTCGGCGAGCAGCTTCCCGGCGACGGTGGACCCGGTCTCCTCGGCATGGCGGCGCACGGCGTCGTGCAGCCATTCCTTGTCGGCGTCGTCCAGTTCCTGGATCGCGTCGGCGTTGCCGGAGTTGACGTTGTCGCGGTCGAGGTCGACGACGTAGGCGACGCCGCCGGACATGCCGGCCGCGAAGTTGCGCCCGGTCTCGCCGAGGACGACGGCGTGGCCGCCGGTCATGTACTCGCAGCCGTGGTCGCCGACGCCCTCGGAGACGACCAGCGCGCCGGAGTTGCGGACGCAGAAGCGTTCGCCGACCTTGCCGCGCAGGAACATCTCGCCGCCGGTGGCGCCGTAGCCGATGGTGTTGCCGGCGATGGTGGAGTACTCGGCGAGGTGGTCGGCGCCCCGGTCGGGGCGGACGATCACGCGGCCGCCGGAGAGGCCCTTGCCGACGTAGTCGTTGGCGTCGCCCTCCAGGCGCAGCGTGACGCCGCGCGGGAGGAAGGCGCCGAAGGACTGGCCGGCCGAGCCGGTGAAGGTGATGTCGACGGTGTCGTCGGGCAGGCCCGCGCCGCCGAACTTCTTGGTGATCTCGTGGCCGAGCATGGTGCCGACCGTGCGGTTGATGTTGCGGATGGCGACCTGGGCGCGCACCGGGGAGGCCTCGGTGGCGTCCGAGGCGGACAGGGCGTCGGAGGCGAGCTTGATCAGCTGGTTGTCGAGTGCCTTCTCCAGGCCGTGGTCCTGGCCGACGGCCTGGTGGCGCACCGCGCCCTCGGGCAGCGCGGGCACGTGGAACAGCGGGGCCAGGTCGAGGCCCTGTGCCTTCCAGTGGTCGACGGCGCGGGTCACGTCGAGGGTCTCGGCGTGGCCGACGGCCTCCTCGATGGAGCGGTAGCCCAGTTCGGCGAGGATCTCGCGGACCTCTTCGGCGATGAACCGGAAGAAGTTCACGATGTACTCGGCCTTGCCGGAGAACCGGTCCCTGAGGACCGGGTTCTGGGTGGCGATGCCGACCGGGCAGGTGTCCAGGTGGCAGACGCGCATCATGACGCAGCCGGAGACGACGAGCGGCGCGGTGGCGAAGCCGAACTCCTCGGCGCCGAGCAGCGCGGCGATGACGACGTCGCGGCCGGTCTTGAGCTGGCCGTCGGTCTGGACGACGATCCGGTCGCGCAGGCCGTTGAGCAGCAGGGTCTGCTGGGTCTCGGCGAGGCCCAGCTCCCAGGGGCCGCCCGCGTGCTTGAGCGAGGTGAGCGGGGAGGCGCCGGTGCCGCCGTCGTGGCCGGAGATCAGCACCACGTCCGCGTGTGCCTTGGACACGCCCGCCGCGACCGTGCCGACGCCGACCTCGGAGACCAGCTTGACGTGGATCCGCGCCTGCGGGTTCGCGTTCTTCAGGTCGTGGATCAGCTGGGCCAGGTCTTCGATGGAGTAGATGTCGTGGTGCGGCGGCGGGGAGATCAGGCCGACGCCGGGGGTGCTGTGCCGGGTCTTGGCGACCCACGGGTACACCTTGTGGCCGGGCAGTTGGCCGCCCTCGCCGGGCTTGGCGCCCTGGGCCATCTTGATCTGGATGTCGTCGGCGTTGACCAGGTACTCGCTGGTGACGCCGAAGCGGCCGGAGGCGACCTGCTTGATGCTGGACCGGCGCGCGGGGTCGTACAGGCGCTCCGGGTCCTCGCCTCCCTCGCCGGTGTTGGACTTGCCGCCCAGCTGGTTCATGGCGATGGCGAGGGTCTCGTGCGCCTCCTGGGAGATGGAGCCGTACGACATGGCGCCGGTGGAGAAGCGCTTGACGATCTCGGAGACGGGTTCGACCTCGTCGAGGGGGACCGGCTGCCGGTCCGACGTGAAGCCGAAGAGGCCGCGCAGCGTCATCAGCCGCTCGGACTGCTCGTTGACCCGCTCGGTGTACTTCTTGAAGATGCCGTACTCGCCGGAGCGCGTCGAGTGCTGGAGGCGGAAGACCGTCTCCGGGTCGAACAGGTGCGGCTCGCCCTCGCGGCGCCACTGGTACTCGCCGCCGATGTCCAGGGTGCGGTGGGCCGGTGCGATGCCGCTGGCCGGGTACGCCTTGGCGTGGCGGGCGGCGACCTCCTCGGCGATGACGTCGATGCCGACGCCGCCGATCTTGGTGGCGGTGCCGTTGAAGTACTTGGCGACGAAGGCCTCGTCGAGGCCGACGGCCTCGAAGACCTGGGCGCCGCGGTAGGAGGCGACGGTGGAGATGCCCATCTTGGACATGACCTTGAGGACGCCCTTGCCGAGGGCGTAGATCAGGTTGCGGATGGCCTGCTCGGGCTCGCCGTCGACGGCCTGGAGGAAGGTGCCCGCGCGGACCAGGTCCTCGACGGACTCCATCGCCAGGTAGGGGTTGACGGCGGCGGCGCCGAAGCCGATGAGCAGGGCGACGTGGTGGACCTCGCGGACGTCGCCGGCCTCGACCAGCAGGCCCACCTCGGTGCGCTGCTTGGTGCGGATGAGGTGGTGGTGGACGGCGGCGGTGAGCAGCAGCGACGGGATCGGCGCGTGCTCGGCGTCCGAGTGGCGGTCGGAGAGGACGATGAGCCGGGCGCCGTTCTCGATGGCGGCGTCGGTCTCGGCGCAGATCTCCTCGATGCGGGCGGCGAGCGAGTCGCCGCCGCCGTGCACCCGGTAGAGGCCGGAGAGGGTGGCGGCCTTGAAGCCGGGCATGTCGCCGTCGGCGTTGATGTGGATGAGCTTGGCCAGCTCGTCGTTGTCGATCACCGGGAAGGGCAGCAGGACGCTGCGGCAGGAGGCGGCCGTCGGGTCCAGCAGGTTGCCCTGCGGGCCGAGCGAGGAGCGCAGGGAGGTGACCAGCTCCTCGCGGATGGCGTCCAGCGGCGGGTTGGTGACCTGGGCGAAGAGCTGGGTGAAGTAGTCGAAGAGCAGCCGGGGGCGCTCGGAGAGCGCGGCGATGGGCGAGTCGGTGCCCATGGAGCCGATCGGCTCGGCGCCGGCCTTGGCCATCGGCGCGAGGATGACGCGCAGCTCCTCCTCGGTGTACCCGAAGGTCTGCTGGCGGCGGGTGACCGAGGCGTGGGTGTGCACGATGTGCTCGCGCTCGGGCAGGTCGGACAGCTCGATCTCGCCGGCTTCGATCCACTCGGCGTACGGCTGCTCGGCGGCGAGCTGGGCCTTGATCTCGTCGTCCTCGATGATGCGGTGCT is a genomic window containing:
- a CDS encoding glutamate synthase subunit beta; the encoded protein is MADPKGFLNHGREVARTRPVDERVKDWSEVYVPGSLLPIISKQASRCMDCGIPFCHNGCPLGNLIPEWNDYAYREDWSAASERLHATNNFPEFTGRLCPAPCESACVLGINQPPVTIKNVEVSIIDKAWETGDVAPRIPERLSGKTVAVIGSGPAGLAAAQQLTRAGHTVAVYERADRVGGLLRYGIPEFKMEKRHINRRIEQMRAEGTRFRTGVEVGRDLTATSLKKRYDAVVIAAGSTTARDLPVPGRELNGIHQAMEYLPLANKVQEGDYVAPPISAEGKHVVVIGGGDTGADCVGTAHRQGAASVTQLEIMPRPGEERNPVAQPWPTFPMLYKVTSAHEEGGERVYAVSTTHFEGDEDGNVQWLHLSEVEFTDGKLTSKPGTERKIPAQLVTLAMGFTGTDKDNGLVDQFGLELDARGNIARDADFQTNVPGVFVAGDAGRGQSLIVWAIAEGRSAARGADRFLTGASDLPAPIRPTDRALAV
- the gltB gene encoding glutamate synthase large subunit; this translates as MDARPAAQGMYDPRNEHDACGVGFVATLTGEASHTLVDQALTVLRNLEHRGATGSEPDSGDGAGLLSQVPDAFFREVAGFELPEAGAYAVGIAFLPDDGTEDAVSRIETIAAEEGLTVLGWREVPVAPQMLGATARSTMPVFRQIFVSDGTSRGIALDRHAFALRKRAEREAGVYFPSLSARTIVYKGMLTTGQLEPFFPDLSDRRFASAIALVHSRFSTNTFPAWPLAHPYRFVAHNGEINTVKGNRNWMRARESQLASGQFGSSSDLERLFPVCTPDASDSASFDEVLELLHLGGRSLPHSVLMMIPEAWENHDSMHADRRAFYQFHSTMMEPWDGPACVTFTDGTQVGAVLDRNGLRPGRYWVTDDGLVVLGSEVGVLDIDPAKVVRKGRLQPGRMFLVDTAEHRIIEDDEIKAQLAAEQPYAEWIEAGEIELSDLPEREHIVHTHASVTRRQQTFGYTEEELRVILAPMAKAGAEPIGSMGTDSPIAALSERPRLLFDYFTQLFAQVTNPPLDAIREELVTSLRSSLGPQGNLLDPTAASCRSVLLPFPVIDNDELAKLIHINADGDMPGFKAATLSGLYRVHGGGDSLAARIEEICAETDAAIENGARLIVLSDRHSDAEHAPIPSLLLTAAVHHHLIRTKQRTEVGLLVEAGDVREVHHVALLIGFGAAAVNPYLAMESVEDLVRAGTFLQAVDGEPEQAIRNLIYALGKGVLKVMSKMGISTVASYRGAQVFEAVGLDEAFVAKYFNGTATKIGGVGIDVIAEEVAARHAKAYPASGIAPAHRTLDIGGEYQWRREGEPHLFDPETVFRLQHSTRSGEYGIFKKYTERVNEQSERLMTLRGLFGFTSDRQPVPLDEVEPVSEIVKRFSTGAMSYGSISQEAHETLAIAMNQLGGKSNTGEGGEDPERLYDPARRSSIKQVASGRFGVTSEYLVNADDIQIKMAQGAKPGEGGQLPGHKVYPWVAKTRHSTPGVGLISPPPHHDIYSIEDLAQLIHDLKNANPQARIHVKLVSEVGVGTVAAGVSKAHADVVLISGHDGGTGASPLTSLKHAGGPWELGLAETQQTLLLNGLRDRIVVQTDGQLKTGRDVVIAALLGAEEFGFATAPLVVSGCVMMRVCHLDTCPVGIATQNPVLRDRFSGKAEYIVNFFRFIAEEVREILAELGYRSIEEAVGHAETLDVTRAVDHWKAQGLDLAPLFHVPALPEGAVRHQAVGQDHGLEKALDNQLIKLASDALSASDATEASPVRAQVAIRNINRTVGTMLGHEITKKFGGAGLPDDTVDITFTGSAGQSFGAFLPRGVTLRLEGDANDYVGKGLSGGRVIVRPDRGADHLAEYSTIAGNTIGYGATGGEMFLRGKVGERFCVRNSGALVVSEGVGDHGCEYMTGGHAVVLGETGRNFAAGMSGGVAYVVDLDRDNVNSGNADAIQELDDADKEWLHDAVRRHAEETGSTVAGKLLADWPVAVERFSKLIPRTYKAVLAAKDAAERAGLSETETTEKMMEAATNG
- a CDS encoding SIMPL domain-containing protein, yielding MTQAIEEPWGISVFGSGTVRDEPSFARVRPAVDVLEPSPEQAFQRAGEAVARLREVLRRHGVPDASVSGSRLGLSSEYDGHGGRRRTLGYRCQASYSVETEALDDLERLIADVVEAGAHRIDGVEFDVRDRLSLLDEARRRAVAAARRKAEVYAEAADARLGPVLHIQDVESEPVAAFRASAGGGPPGALAPGVVEVSARVALGFSLRH
- a CDS encoding vWA domain-containing protein; this translates as MAAISLSKVRETAPALVDLYKTAGESLTKHRMAGERAAVYLVVDYSGSMKPYYKDGSVQALADRVLSLSAHLDDDGTVPVVFFSTDVDAVTEIALADHQGRIERIVSGLGHMGKTSYHLAMDAVIDHYLDSGSRHPALVVFQTDGGPINRLAAERYLCKAAPLPLFWQFVGFGDPDSRQFEYLRRLDELAVPGKRVVDNAGFFHAGRDPRKVTDAELYDRLVGEFPQWLAAARAQGIVRPA
- a CDS encoding rhomboid family intramembrane serine protease translates to MDSESTVTMFYRHPAVECHVRCTRCERYICPDCVRQAPVGHQCPACVREGARSVRQARTIVGGRMSTTPVVTYVLFALNVLAYLAEVVRPEIVDRFAMVGARLVGPGGEYYTGGGPYLTSGPLRTEGVAGGEWERLLTSAFLHQSPFEGVFGILHITVNMVVLWQLGRVVELMLGRVRFAALYLLSALGGSVLELVLADPGRASVGASGAIFGTGAAYYVLHRRLGADTARVNRFVAVLVLWLLISAGFTSWQGHLGGLLVGGALALAFAYAPRDGRRAAVQAGAGAGLVVLLAVTAAIKVSEMTGGGIPL
- a CDS encoding chitosanase, which codes for MKRAGVLLLAAVPVIAAGAYFVVPDDSADSAGAPAAASAAGPARGDAKDRAEKEREADDALIADLPPGLAAPAKKELAQQLVSSAENSTTQWRTAYGSIEDVGDGDGYTAGIIGFCTGTHDLLALVERYTEAHPDNGLATYLPALREVDGSDSHEGLDPGFTAAWKAEAEVPAFREAQEEERDRVYFEPAVRLAKLDGLGTLGQFVYYDAMVFHGPDTDPEGFYGLREQAMARAKTPGQGGSEKQYLDTFLKLRVQAMRDKRPGIDTSRVDTAQRRFLTAGNMRLATPLVWEMYGDTYRVP
- a CDS encoding chorismate mutase, which codes for MTTSNTGTGADEPAVREELARLRDSIDNIDAAVVHMLAERFKCTQQVGHLKARHRLPPADPAREARQIARLRALAESAKLDPAFAEKFLNFIVAEVIHHHERIAESNGGGDGGGAVRASD